The Mycobacteriales bacterium genome includes a region encoding these proteins:
- a CDS encoding pentapeptide repeat-containing protein codes for MARAPLPVLTTVRDEDWEGRAVVGERAENVAYLDVDMTEITSEGAVFEECTFRNVRLNVSSHRGSAFLNCRFTGCNFFDTTFRDCKLVGSSFEHCSFAQLKVGGGDWSFVDLTRADLHTASIDGVRMREAELTGARLDGATLTSTDLSGSVLNKANLQGCDLRGSDLAAVDPTTVELHDAIITWQQAVVIATALGLDVRSDS; via the coding sequence ATGGCGCGCGCTCCGCTCCCGGTCCTCACCACCGTCCGTGACGAGGACTGGGAGGGTCGCGCCGTTGTCGGCGAGCGGGCGGAGAACGTCGCCTACCTCGACGTCGACATGACCGAGATCACCTCCGAGGGCGCGGTCTTCGAGGAGTGCACGTTCCGCAACGTGCGGCTCAACGTGTCGAGCCACCGCGGCTCGGCGTTCCTCAACTGCCGGTTCACCGGCTGCAACTTCTTCGACACGACGTTCAGGGACTGCAAGCTGGTCGGCAGCTCTTTCGAGCACTGCAGCTTTGCGCAGCTGAAGGTCGGCGGCGGCGACTGGTCGTTCGTGGACCTGACCCGGGCAGACCTGCACACCGCCTCGATCGACGGGGTGCGGATGCGCGAGGCAGAGCTGACCGGCGCCCGCCTCGACGGTGCCACGCTGACCAGCACCGACCTGTCGGGCTCGGTGCTGAACAAGGCCAACCTGCAGGGCTGCGACCTGCGCGGCTCGGACCTGGCCGCGGTCGACCCGACCACGGTCGAGCTGCACGACGCGATCATCACGTGGCAGCAAGCGGTCGTGATCGCCACGGCACTGGGTCTGGACGTCCGCTCGGACTCATGA